A stretch of Pseudomonas sp. CCC3.1 DNA encodes these proteins:
- a CDS encoding DUF934 domain-containing protein — translation MQRIIKNNEVIDETWHLLPKDASFDGISNCDDLIVPLALWREHAHALKARDGGLGVWLDSDEEAEEIGQDVANFQVIALNFPAFTDGRSYSNARLLRDRYGFKGELRAIGDVLRDQLFYLHRCGFDAFAIRADKDPYEALQGLKDFSVTYQSSTDEPMPLFRRR, via the coding sequence ATGCAGCGAATCATTAAGAACAACGAAGTCATCGACGAAACCTGGCACTTGCTGCCCAAAGACGCGAGCTTCGATGGTATTTCCAACTGCGACGACCTGATCGTTCCGTTGGCTTTGTGGCGCGAGCATGCTCATGCACTCAAGGCCCGCGATGGCGGCTTGGGTGTGTGGCTGGACAGCGATGAAGAAGCCGAAGAAATTGGCCAAGACGTGGCGAACTTCCAGGTGATTGCCTTGAACTTCCCCGCCTTCACCGATGGACGCAGCTACTCCAACGCCCGTCTGCTGCGTGACCGTTATGGTTTCAAGGGTGAATTGCGAGCGATTGGTGATGTATTGCGCGACCAGTTGTTCTATCTGCACCGCTGCGGGTTCGACGCGTTTGCTATTCGCGCCGACAAAGATCCGTATGAAGCGCTGCAAGGCCTTAAAGACTTTTCGGTGACTTACCAGTCGTCGACGGATGAACCGATGCCGCTGTTCCGGCGTCGTTGA
- a CDS encoding nitrite/sulfite reductase, translating to MYVYDEYDQRIIEDRVKQFRDQTRRYLAGELSEEEFRPLRLQNGLYVQRFAPMLRVAVPYGQLTSRQARMMAKIARDYDKGYAHISTRQNVQFNWPALEDIPDILEELATVQMHAIQTSGNCLRNVTTDQFAGVAADELIDSRPWCEIVRQWTTFHPEFAYLPRKFKIAINGSASDRAAIEVHDIGLEPVFNEAGELGFRVLVGGGLGRTPVVGAFINEFLPWPDLLSYLEAILRVYNRYGRRDNKYKARIKILVKALTPEVFAERVESEMVHLRGGSNTLTEAEVQRIAKHFVDPDYKALPDFGAELAELDTQHPGFARWRSRNTLAHKKPGYVAVTLSLKPTGVAPGDVTDKQWDGIADMADRYSFGQLRTSHEQNIILADVEENQLFAMWGELREQGFATPNIGLLTDMICCPGGDFCSLANAKSIPIAESIQRRFEDLDYLFDIGELDLNISGCMNACGHHHVGHIGILGVDKKGAEFYQVSLGGSASRDASLGKILGPSFAQEDMPDVIEKLIDVYVEKRNEDERFIDTYQRIGIDPFKERVYAANH from the coding sequence ATGTACGTATATGACGAGTACGATCAGCGGATCATCGAGGACCGCGTAAAGCAGTTCCGAGATCAGACCCGACGCTATCTGGCAGGGGAGCTGAGCGAAGAAGAGTTCCGCCCTCTGCGCCTGCAAAATGGCCTTTATGTTCAACGTTTTGCCCCAATGCTGCGGGTCGCTGTGCCGTATGGCCAGTTGACGTCGCGTCAAGCGCGAATGATGGCAAAGATTGCCCGCGACTATGACAAGGGTTATGCCCATATCAGTACCCGCCAGAACGTGCAGTTCAACTGGCCGGCACTGGAAGACATTCCGGACATTCTGGAAGAGCTGGCCACCGTGCAAATGCACGCCATCCAGACCAGCGGTAACTGCCTGCGTAACGTCACTACTGACCAGTTTGCCGGTGTTGCGGCTGACGAGTTGATTGACTCGCGCCCATGGTGCGAGATCGTTCGTCAATGGACGACTTTCCACCCGGAATTCGCCTACCTGCCGCGCAAGTTCAAGATTGCGATCAATGGCTCGGCGTCTGACCGTGCAGCGATCGAAGTGCACGACATTGGCCTGGAACCAGTGTTCAACGAAGCCGGTGAGTTGGGCTTCCGCGTACTGGTCGGTGGCGGCCTGGGCCGTACTCCGGTGGTTGGCGCATTCATTAATGAGTTCCTGCCGTGGCCGGACTTGTTGAGTTACCTCGAAGCCATCCTGCGGGTTTATAACCGCTATGGCCGTCGTGACAACAAGTACAAGGCCCGCATCAAGATCCTGGTAAAAGCCCTGACCCCTGAAGTGTTCGCTGAGCGTGTCGAATCCGAAATGGTTCACCTGCGCGGCGGCTCCAATACCCTGACCGAAGCTGAAGTTCAGCGTATTGCCAAGCACTTCGTGGACCCGGACTACAAAGCCCTGCCAGACTTCGGCGCTGAACTGGCTGAACTCGACACGCAGCACCCAGGCTTTGCTCGCTGGCGGAGCCGCAATACCCTGGCGCATAAAAAGCCGGGCTATGTGGCCGTTACCCTGTCGCTCAAGCCGACTGGCGTAGCGCCGGGCGACGTGACCGACAAGCAGTGGGACGGCATCGCCGATATGGCCGACCGTTACAGCTTCGGCCAGTTGCGCACCTCTCACGAGCAAAACATCATCTTGGCCGATGTTGAAGAGAACCAACTGTTCGCCATGTGGGGCGAGTTGCGCGAGCAAGGTTTCGCCACGCCGAACATTGGTTTGCTGACCGACATGATCTGCTGCCCTGGCGGCGATTTCTGCTCGCTGGCCAACGCCAAGTCGATCCCGATTGCCGAGTCGATCCAGCGTCGCTTTGAAGACCTGGACTATCTGTTCGACATCGGCGAGCTGGATCTCAACATCTCCGGTTGCATGAACGCCTGTGGTCACCACCACGTCGGTCACATCGGGATCTTGGGCGTGGACAAAAAAGGCGCCGAGTTCTACCAGGTTTCCCTGGGCGGCAGCGCCAGCCGTGACGCCAGCCTGGGCAAGATCCTCGGCCCATCGTTCGCGCAAGAAGACATGCCGGATGTGATTGAAAAGCTGATCGACGTGTATGTTGAAAAACGCAACGAAGACGAGCGTTTCATCGACACGTATCAACGTATCGGCATCGACCCTTTCAAGGAGCGCGTCTATGCAGCGAATCATTAA
- a CDS encoding dermonecrotic toxin domain-containing protein: MNSPAGSPATGASTSSIEEAEELANTVVVNQHELLIPELLPSWFKEAPSFVREALRESIRQGHVTQQAVAQVLAQVKSVEQFAEPLLKAALAAQGWWDINPRTHGIKEVHLLNNLLIFLSQQQFKLADTLIQLLLPDLLVPQSLEINIVSSITHQSLLQAAMQNFEADLTKADGFAPGTQIYQVEGSSARVSAAFKPEAFAAICRNLDLGQQYQTHLSQIFDPPDDPWPTDDPRSTRYKLNTLFSLNMQHAFSSALHLTYMKGHISPTHYMFMVDLLSLSKASAAQAPPRHSTLKIMGFEVPGIVLMWPDQKTVGQTQRCLLYLPQAPDQSFHLFQTFNAFKEQLREWLKEPEFSRYFATLLPLRHRAEFMRRIDTKNVTLDSLLIRRPPIINEPALFLETQHIPQSQPLFEVAWRLTLEQIKDDARVLIVPTGDEDTKSRVTRLASYLNWGVSLFGIALGFVPILGDVLLAVSVVQLGSEVYEGIKAWRRGDRVQALEYMFDIAQNLTLIAGTAGAAKALRPSPVVDELMPVTTVQGQKRLWVPDLRPYEINASLASLKPDAQGVYTFRERSFIKLEGKIFSIKTDPVSGQGYIQHPTDPLAYTPKLQHNSHGAWTHELEKPQLWRREQLFRRLGPDAEFLSGNAMDAVLQVSNTTDDGLRALFMDNLPRPPALADSIKRANLCERVERFTLQMKQGMNNVADNADLQLALLTELPGWPANQVLRVLDVKGGVVKEYGRDLAPIHPRMQITEVQIENGDLLKTTLECLSSGQRAVLLGEDLVAADQQIQRLARKLGDHAESVKQSLVTRLYNASEPVPPELNTLNSQFSGLPVTVMTELMSHLTPNELLAFKTTDRLPLHVLEEARSFVQTVRLNRALEGLYFEGLSNADTQTLAWETVSRLPGWPENLSLVLRDKTTGQDLQRLGNASATNRMEIFKNADNYEFFSTVSEDLYSSPQLLKCVVKALTPSARTAMGLPEANAEQALALKVASLAAHERTNSAQKLGLQTIKPWLKSPMRLADGRIGYTLGGRSGHLRDENKSLLLKNLVLELYPLMTEVQAGQFLYHLRLSPALATRALVALKAQLQTLRSDLAQWEANPVWSQPRTGPQVLLSAAEKRAISQRLILAWRRQTPSINIGDHTGYVLDLNSWSVDNLPVLSADFSHISALRLTDSPSGQLPFHFLQRFPNLRVLSLENNHLPELPASLASLSNLTDLNLQGNQVVLTSGAVELLSGLRKLKSLNLTGNPLARRISVRQLPDLEYLRLRHTQISEWPEGVETLTHLHTLDLRDNAIIHIPSEILTAERAAINRVTNLHDNPLNADSIRRLDIYRREQGINLGVEVQHMHARSARGILHWAREPTLVQTRVWNDLSSLRQSRSFFRVLEDMSESEQFFRTQDDLTERVWAMLTAIHENSELRRLTFDIAANPRTCRDGSAMTFASLELQGHVSTALRKPVTEEELLKLSRGLYRLELLDKHVTEVVSTRHAAIIAEQQAHIGQLQTLIDAVSPDYAPSPLVEMSPEEQQGVAYRLGTPEALRLAPLLSPEALRRQLARHDPLEVQMYYHIELANRLDLPARPTSMRFAQIAQVTPGEVEVAREFVINQETASALSASIETRDFWIAFLEKKYSEAFRVSDEPYQMRLDVLFSGRESESSGNYLASLEAIKEERNLARKALVARLTAQELQEHPLSGPLASPESHV; this comes from the coding sequence AATTATTGCCCTCATGGTTTAAAGAGGCACCTTCGTTTGTTCGTGAAGCACTGCGTGAAAGTATCAGACAGGGACACGTGACGCAGCAGGCTGTCGCGCAAGTGCTGGCGCAAGTAAAGTCAGTGGAGCAGTTTGCTGAGCCCTTGCTGAAAGCCGCATTGGCTGCACAAGGGTGGTGGGATATAAACCCTCGTACTCACGGCATTAAAGAAGTCCACTTGTTAAATAATCTGCTGATCTTTTTGAGCCAGCAACAGTTCAAATTGGCTGACACCCTGATCCAACTTTTGCTTCCCGACTTATTGGTACCCCAAAGTCTGGAAATCAATATTGTATCGAGCATTACTCATCAAAGCCTGCTTCAGGCCGCCATGCAAAACTTTGAGGCTGATCTGACTAAAGCAGATGGCTTTGCTCCCGGCACGCAGATTTATCAAGTGGAGGGCAGCTCTGCACGCGTGTCGGCAGCCTTTAAGCCAGAAGCTTTTGCCGCGATTTGCCGCAACCTGGATTTGGGACAACAGTACCAGACACACCTGAGTCAGATATTTGATCCCCCGGATGACCCATGGCCAACGGATGATCCCAGGTCTACACGCTATAAACTGAACACACTCTTCAGTCTGAATATGCAGCATGCGTTTTCGTCGGCGTTGCACCTTACGTATATGAAGGGGCATATAAGTCCGACGCACTATATGTTTATGGTTGACTTACTGTCTCTTTCGAAAGCTTCCGCTGCGCAAGCGCCCCCCAGGCATAGCACTTTAAAAATAATGGGCTTTGAAGTACCCGGCATTGTTCTGATGTGGCCGGATCAAAAAACCGTCGGACAGACACAACGCTGCCTGCTGTATTTGCCTCAGGCACCTGACCAGTCATTTCACTTGTTTCAAACGTTCAATGCCTTCAAGGAACAGTTACGAGAGTGGCTGAAGGAACCCGAATTCTCTCGTTATTTTGCAACGCTTCTGCCTTTGCGCCATCGTGCCGAATTCATGCGCAGAATTGACACTAAAAACGTAACGCTGGATTCACTGTTGATTCGACGTCCGCCGATTATCAATGAACCAGCGTTGTTTTTAGAAACCCAACACATTCCTCAGTCACAGCCACTGTTTGAAGTCGCCTGGCGGTTGACACTTGAGCAGATAAAAGATGATGCACGGGTATTAATTGTTCCCACGGGCGATGAAGACACTAAAAGCCGTGTGACGCGTTTGGCGTCCTATTTAAATTGGGGTGTCAGTTTGTTCGGTATCGCTCTGGGTTTTGTACCCATACTGGGGGACGTGTTATTGGCGGTCAGTGTGGTCCAACTGGGAAGCGAAGTGTACGAGGGCATAAAAGCATGGCGGCGGGGTGATCGCGTTCAGGCACTTGAATACATGTTTGATATCGCCCAGAACCTGACCTTGATCGCGGGGACGGCAGGTGCGGCCAAAGCGTTGAGGCCTTCACCGGTTGTGGATGAGTTGATGCCAGTGACTACCGTGCAAGGGCAAAAGCGCTTATGGGTGCCGGACTTGAGGCCCTATGAAATCAACGCATCACTTGCCAGCCTCAAGCCCGATGCTCAAGGGGTGTATACCTTCAGAGAGCGGTCATTCATCAAGCTGGAGGGCAAGATTTTTAGCATCAAGACCGATCCTGTCAGTGGGCAGGGCTATATCCAGCATCCTACTGACCCGCTGGCCTATACCCCAAAGTTGCAACATAACAGCCACGGCGCCTGGACCCACGAACTTGAAAAGCCTCAACTGTGGCGCCGCGAGCAATTGTTCCGGCGTTTGGGGCCTGATGCCGAGTTCCTCTCCGGCAACGCCATGGACGCTGTCTTGCAGGTGTCAAACACGACGGATGATGGGTTGCGCGCATTGTTCATGGATAACTTACCGCGGCCTCCGGCACTTGCGGACAGCATAAAGCGTGCAAACCTGTGCGAGCGGGTCGAGCGTTTTACTCTGCAGATGAAGCAAGGCATGAATAACGTGGCTGATAACGCAGACTTGCAACTGGCGCTTTTGACGGAGTTGCCAGGGTGGCCAGCCAATCAAGTGTTGCGTGTTTTGGATGTAAAAGGAGGAGTAGTTAAAGAATATGGCCGCGACCTTGCTCCCATACATCCACGGATGCAGATTACCGAGGTGCAGATCGAGAACGGGGATTTGCTCAAGACCACACTGGAATGCCTCTCTTCAGGTCAAAGAGCGGTATTGCTCGGAGAGGATTTAGTGGCGGCCGACCAACAGATTCAACGTCTGGCACGCAAACTTGGGGACCATGCCGAATCGGTCAAACAATCGCTGGTGACCCGCTTGTACAACGCCAGCGAGCCAGTCCCCCCCGAACTGAACACGCTCAACAGTCAGTTTTCCGGATTGCCGGTGACTGTCATGACGGAATTGATGAGTCATTTGACCCCCAATGAATTACTCGCTTTTAAAACAACCGATCGCCTGCCGCTGCATGTTTTGGAAGAGGCGCGAAGCTTTGTTCAGACCGTACGTTTGAATCGCGCGCTGGAAGGGCTTTATTTTGAAGGTTTAAGTAATGCGGATACTCAAACACTGGCATGGGAAACCGTGTCTCGTCTGCCTGGCTGGCCAGAGAACTTGAGTCTTGTCTTGCGTGACAAAACCACTGGCCAGGATTTGCAACGATTGGGTAATGCATCCGCCACAAACAGGATGGAAATATTCAAAAACGCCGACAACTACGAATTTTTCAGCACGGTCTCTGAAGACCTATACAGCAGCCCCCAACTCTTGAAATGCGTGGTGAAAGCGCTTACGCCGTCAGCGCGGACAGCCATGGGCCTGCCTGAGGCTAACGCCGAGCAGGCGCTTGCTCTCAAAGTTGCCAGCCTGGCCGCACACGAGCGCACCAACAGCGCTCAAAAGCTCGGGTTGCAGACGATCAAGCCCTGGTTGAAATCACCCATGCGTCTGGCTGATGGTCGTATTGGTTACACCTTGGGCGGACGTTCGGGGCATTTGCGCGATGAAAACAAATCACTGTTACTCAAAAACCTTGTGCTAGAGCTTTACCCCTTGATGACTGAGGTTCAGGCGGGGCAGTTTCTGTACCACTTGCGGCTCAGCCCGGCCTTGGCAACCCGAGCACTGGTAGCCCTTAAGGCGCAATTGCAGACACTGCGCTCTGACTTGGCGCAGTGGGAGGCTAACCCTGTTTGGAGCCAGCCCCGAACAGGGCCGCAGGTGCTGTTGTCCGCCGCTGAGAAGCGCGCAATCAGCCAGCGACTGATACTCGCCTGGAGACGGCAAACCCCGAGTATCAACATCGGTGACCACACAGGCTACGTATTGGATCTCAATAGCTGGTCTGTCGATAACTTGCCTGTGCTGTCTGCTGACTTCAGTCACATCAGCGCGCTGCGCCTGACTGACTCGCCGAGTGGTCAACTGCCTTTTCATTTTCTGCAACGGTTTCCCAATTTACGGGTGCTATCGCTCGAAAATAATCATTTGCCCGAATTGCCAGCCTCGTTAGCCTCCTTATCAAACCTCACAGATTTGAACCTGCAAGGTAATCAAGTGGTGCTGACGTCTGGCGCTGTAGAGCTGTTGTCAGGCTTGAGGAAGCTCAAGTCGCTGAACCTCACGGGTAATCCATTGGCGCGGCGAATTTCAGTGAGACAACTGCCGGATCTGGAGTACTTGCGACTGCGGCATACCCAGATCAGTGAGTGGCCAGAAGGAGTGGAAACCCTTACCCACTTACACACGCTTGATTTACGCGATAACGCAATTATTCATATACCCAGCGAAATATTGACGGCGGAAAGAGCGGCAATCAATCGCGTAACAAACCTGCATGACAACCCGTTGAATGCCGATTCGATTCGCCGTCTTGATATTTATCGGCGTGAACAGGGCATCAATTTAGGGGTTGAAGTGCAGCACATGCATGCGAGGTCGGCCAGGGGCATATTGCACTGGGCTCGCGAACCGACACTGGTGCAAACGCGTGTCTGGAATGATTTATCGAGCCTGAGGCAATCAAGATCGTTTTTCCGGGTGCTTGAGGATATGAGTGAGTCTGAACAGTTTTTCCGAACCCAGGACGATCTGACCGAGCGTGTCTGGGCCATGCTCACTGCCATCCATGAAAACAGCGAATTACGGCGCCTTACATTCGACATTGCAGCCAACCCGCGAACCTGCCGGGATGGGAGCGCGATGACGTTCGCCAGCCTGGAGTTGCAAGGGCACGTCTCCACCGCACTGCGCAAGCCCGTGACAGAAGAGGAACTCTTGAAGCTGTCGCGCGGGCTGTACCGACTGGAGTTGCTCGACAAACATGTCACTGAGGTGGTCAGTACCCGTCATGCCGCAATTATTGCTGAGCAACAAGCGCATATCGGGCAATTGCAGACGCTGATTGATGCCGTGAGCCCCGACTATGCGCCCAGCCCTTTGGTCGAGATGAGTCCTGAAGAGCAGCAGGGGGTCGCGTATCGATTGGGTACACCCGAGGCACTGAGGTTGGCGCCGTTATTGAGCCCGGAAGCCTTGCGTCGCCAGCTTGCCCGGCACGATCCGCTGGAGGTTCAAATGTACTACCACATCGAGCTGGCCAATCGTCTGGACTTGCCTGCGCGGCCAACCAGTATGCGTTTTGCGCAAATCGCCCAAGTAACGCCGGGAGAGGTAGAAGTCGCACGTGAATTTGTCATCAACCAAGAAACAGCTTCGGCTTTGAGCGCTTCAATAGAAACGAGAGATTTCTGGATCGCTTTTTTGGAGAAAAAATATTCGGAGGCGTTCAGGGTGTCAGATGAACCCTACCAGATGCGTCTGGATGTTCTGTTTTCAGGACGGGAAAGCGAATCCAGCGGCAACTATCTTGCAAGCCTGGAAGCGATTAAAGAGGAACGGAATCTGGCCCGCAAGGCACTGGTTGCCAGACTGACCGCCCAAGAACTGCAAGAACACCCATTGTCGGGGCCTTTAGCTTCGCCTGAGTCTCACGTTTAG